A segment of the Pseudalkalibacillus hwajinpoensis genome:
GTGATTTCTTTCTTTACGATTGGTCGTGGTGGCTTTTCAGGCTTCTTTTCCTTAGGTGGTCGGGGTTCTTTTTTTTCCTTAGTCTTTTTCTTAGGGGGGGCGGTTAACTCTTCATTTTCTTCCTCATCTTCTTCATCTGAATGTGGAGCAATTGGCACTTCTTTGGTAACGAATTTTGCTACTCGTTTAAAACGAGGCTTATCTTTAAGCTGCTCAATAAAGTCTTCCATATCGATCATGCGACTATTAAAGATGTCTAAAACGTTCGTGCTGACCAAGTAACTGAGAAATGGATCACCCTTCTCCCGCTCGCATAAGAAGACAATGCGTAAATGATTATCATACTTAGCTCTGACGCGTTGAATAAATGAAAGCCACTCTTCTTCCCTTTCTTCTTGAGTGGACTTGTCACTTGGTAGATGATAGTCATGGACAATTAAGATATCCGGTTTTTCAACCTCGATCAGTTCTTCTAAATACCGATGATGCATCACTTCTTGGTTGGCAATGTGAAAGGAATCTAAGTTATTCTCCAGGTGTTTCAGTATGATAGAACTAAAACTCTTATTACCAATGGCTAAAAGTACGTTTTCCATAGAATCACTCCGCATAAAAAAATCCCCGAAAATTTTATGAGGTTACCAGCTTAATAGCTTGGTAGCTCATAATATTTTCGGGGATCTCCCGTCTATAATATAGTTTAATAGTTAACTTGTGTAAGTCATGATTGGTAGTATGTAGATACCCCGCCGAATGGGTGGTACGGCAAGGGTAATGAAGGAACTACACTCTTAAAAAACTTTAAGAGAGGGTGTTCCTAATGAAAATAGTACCATTAGACCTATGGATAGTCAACTAGTGTGAGGGAAATATTTCCTATTTAATTGAGTGCAACATCCTCTCAAAGTCCTCAATAAGACCTGGCTCATATGCACGGCCTTGTAAACGAGTCATGTCATTTATAGCTTCCGAAACAGTAGATGCATTTTGATAAGTACGCTCATTTGTAATGGCATCGAAACTATCTACAATTCTAAGGATTTGGGCAAAGAGAGGTAGTTGACCACCTTTCAATTTGAATGGATACCCGGTGCCATCATAATTTTCATGATGATAGAGAAGGCCACTCAAGATATTACTTGAATAGCCTTCTCCAGTTAACATGTTATAGCCAATGACGGGGTGCTGCCTTAACAACTGCCATTCATCCGTTGTGAGAGGCTTACTTTTATTCAATATTTCACGTGGAATCTTAGTTTTACCTATATCATGCAAGGCTCCGAGTTTATATAAATCATCCTGATATTCTCTAGGCATGTTTAAAAATTCACCAAATCGCTTAAGGCGATCGGCCACTCTAAGCGAGTGTTGAAATGTATATTCATCATGCTCCCAAAGTTCTTGGAGAGGTTTAAATAATAGTGATGGTTCAATTACCTGAGTCATGCTGCCTCCTTTCTCCAACTGGCTTTTCACTCAATACATTATGGATTTCCCACAGGCTCTTTCTTTTCTAATTTCTTCAAGAAGTCTAGAGTAAATCTTTGTAAGTCCTCTTTAACTGGACGATAGAAGGCTTTATCTAGTCCATCTACAGTCATATCTTCTTCGATACAAAACCATACTATATACGGAAATGTGTCTAACATGACTTCTTTATGAATTTGTTGCGCCATTGAAATTGTCGAAGCAAAGATAATAACTGTGGGAACGTTTTCTGCAAAATCACTAATAGGAAGCTTATTACCGTATTTTTGATAAACTTTCTTCCAATTGTGCAGTTTATCTTTTAAATATCCTATATAATTCTGATTCATCTGAGGACGATCAATTAAAAAGTTAATATTTCCTTTCGGAGTTACAATTTCAGCTACACCCATTGGTTTTTTAATAAGTTTGTTATCAGCGATGAGAGCATTCCACTTCCAACTGGAAGCCGCTCTAGCTTCAATCAACCGGCATCGAAATTCATTTACTGCGACATATCGCTGTACTGCCCCAATTCCTAACGAATCCCAACGGTTCGGGTCCATGAAGAAGTCTTGATTATAATAGTGTTTTAATAACTTGTAACCAGCAATTCCTAATACGAAGGGAGCGGGTGGTTTATACTCTTCGTCTGTCCTAACCCTGACCTTCCATCGTTCAACAAAAGCCATTTTACGTAGCTTATCCAGGCGTTTCGATACCTGGGAGCTCGTAAGTTTAGTAGAAAAATAACGTCTCAGCTGATCCTCATTGCAGCAGATCGCATCTCCAAGCACTTTTAAAATCATTATATCGGTTTCGTCTATCCGCTTTCTAGCATATAGGGATAATACTGCTTCAATCGTCGCCACAGGTCTATAATCTTTAGGAAGAAACTTATAACCGTACATCTGGGGATGGTCCCAAAAAGGTACCTCCCCTTTCTTTGTATATAGGTACGGATATTCAATGGATTCATCGTGCAAGGCTTCAACGGGCATTTGTTTCAAAGAGAAATGCTCCCATATCTTTGCGTTTCTTCTTCCCTTGCGGATAACCTGTAATGACTACCTTACAGCGGCGATTGTCTTTATCAATAGCTTGTATTCGACAGCTTACAATATCATCTACCAGTGGTTCCTCAAGATTTCTGGGCTTGCTCCCTTTGACTTCCAATCCATTTGCTAATTTAACGAAGATACCATGAATTGGGTGAACCGCGCTGATTTTTCCTCCAATGACATCCATGCTTTTCAGTTTTTCTAGTTCGTCGAATGGATCATCAAACGTTGCTTTGCGACTAACCTGGACTAACTTTCTTTCAAGATCGATTCGTTCCACCTTTACATCGACTCTGCTACCTCGGTCAATTTGACTAGCAATATCCCTAACACGGCCATGATCCCAATCGTATTTAAGCATGAAGCAATCGACGCCATTAATACGAACAAAGATACGTTCAGTTTCTGGATTAAAGCCTGAAATAACTCCTTCATAAGTATTTTCAGATAAAATCCCTTTCTGTTCCTCGTACTGCAACTGACTCCAAAATTGATCGTGTTTCATTTGATCAGCTTTCTTTACACTGACAATAGCAATGCGATTTTCTAAATCTAATTCATCAATGATAAATTCTTGTTGAGTCGTTACGAATCCGGATAAAGAGCGGTACTCTCTTTCAGAAAACTCATGAACAGGACAGTATGCTCTTACTCCGCTTCTAAGGTCAAAAATAGCGACCTCTACATCTTTTGTAACTCTTCGTCCATTTTCCTCAATGGGCATCTTTAGAAATCCTACTGATTGAACAAATCCAGATGTGATTGTTCTATTACGGCGAATCCTCGCAAGTTCTTCTAGTTCTTCATCACTCTTCCATGATTGCTTAAGTTCTTCCATGGTTATCCTCCCTATTAGTAAGTACTCTGCTGAAAGTAATGAAAAACACAAAAAGCCCCAAAACTATACATAGCGCCTAGTAGCACTACATAGTTTTGGGGCAGTCCCATTATTTATAGAGTTGTGTCTTTAAATTTGAATTCATTACTTTACTTACCAATGATTTTACATGAGAGATAATGAATAGGCAAGAAAGTTTAAGTAAATGATGATAGAAAATCCCCGGAAAAAGGTGATTTAAAAGTAGTATAGTCATCCTTCCATCTTTTTAGACCAGGTATTTCATTTTTCTCCCGTATTTATTGCTAATAGACTAGACGGTGCAAATACTTAAATAGGTGGTGCAAATGTTTATTCAACCAATGCTATTACAACCCAGTCTCCCATTTAATGACTCAAATTATTTAACTGAACTTAAAGCTGACGGGATAAGACTTATTTACTCTCACTTTGATAACAAAGTTAACTTATATAGCCGTCATCACAATAACATTACTTATACATTCCCCGAAATTATATCTGAGAAGATACCGAGCGGGACAATTTTAGACGGAGAACTTATACAAACTGATGAGAAAGGCAAGCCCGATTTTGAATCGCTAATGTCTCGCTTTCATCTAGCGAACTCCAGCAAAATTAAGTATAGATCCGTACATGAGCCAGTTACATATTTACCTTTTGATATTTTATACCATCGAGGCGTATCAGTCATGAATCTACCTCTAACGGAAAGAAAACAATTGCTTCATGAGCTTTTACCGGAAGACACTGGTCAAATTGTAAAAGTACGGTACCAGATAGGGAAAGCGGAAGAACTATTTAATCTGTGCAAGGAAAACGACTTAGAAGGTATAGTGATGAAAAGGCTAAGCTCTGTGTATGAGGTCAATAAGCGCTCACATTCGTGGAAAAAAGCTGTTAACTATCATAAAGAGACATTCTTTATTATGGGGCAGCGGAAGAAAAAATATGGCTTGCTTCTCAGTGAAGAAACTGAATCCGGCCTTCGTCCAGTAGGCGTGATGGAATTTGTACCTCCCGAGGCCCGAAGAGCTA
Coding sequences within it:
- a CDS encoding HD-GYP domain-containing protein, producing the protein MTQVIEPSLLFKPLQELWEHDEYTFQHSLRVADRLKRFGEFLNMPREYQDDLYKLGALHDIGKTKIPREILNKSKPLTTDEWQLLRQHPVIGYNMLTGEGYSSNILSGLLYHHENYDGTGYPFKLKGGQLPLFAQILRIVDSFDAITNERTYQNASTVSEAINDMTRLQGRAYEPGLIEDFERMLHSIK
- a CDS encoding replication-relaxation family protein, whose protein sequence is MPVEALHDESIEYPYLYTKKGEVPFWDHPQMYGYKFLPKDYRPVATIEAVLSLYARKRIDETDIMILKVLGDAICCNEDQLRRYFSTKLTSSQVSKRLDKLRKMAFVERWKVRVRTDEEYKPPAPFVLGIAGYKLLKHYYNQDFFMDPNRWDSLGIGAVQRYVAVNEFRCRLIEARAASSWKWNALIADNKLIKKPMGVAEIVTPKGNINFLIDRPQMNQNYIGYLKDKLHNWKKVYQKYGNKLPISDFAENVPTVIIFASTISMAQQIHKEVMLDTFPYIVWFCIEEDMTVDGLDKAFYRPVKEDLQRFTLDFLKKLEKKEPVGNP
- a CDS encoding S1 RNA-binding domain-containing protein; translated protein: MEELKQSWKSDEELEELARIRRNRTITSGFVQSVGFLKMPIEENGRRVTKDVEVAIFDLRSGVRAYCPVHEFSEREYRSLSGFVTTQQEFIIDELDLENRIAIVSVKKADQMKHDQFWSQLQYEEQKGILSENTYEGVISGFNPETERIFVRINGVDCFMLKYDWDHGRVRDIASQIDRGSRVDVKVERIDLERKLVQVSRKATFDDPFDELEKLKSMDVIGGKISAVHPIHGIFVKLANGLEVKGSKPRNLEEPLVDDIVSCRIQAIDKDNRRCKVVITGYPQGKKKRKDMGAFLFETNAR
- a CDS encoding ATP-dependent DNA ligase, which codes for MFIQPMLLQPSLPFNDSNYLTELKADGIRLIYSHFDNKVNLYSRHHNNITYTFPEIISEKIPSGTILDGELIQTDEKGKPDFESLMSRFHLANSSKIKYRSVHEPVTYLPFDILYHRGVSVMNLPLTERKQLLHELLPEDTGQIVKVRYQIGKAEELFNLCKENDLEGIVMKRLSSVYEVNKRSHSWKKAVNYHKETFFIMGQRKKKYGLLLSEETESGLRPVGVMEFVPPEARRAIYDLKTQLLDRETSEMIYFKPRLRCLVKYRNRTSNGNLRIPSFVEFDI